The Arabidopsis thaliana chromosome 5, partial sequence genomic interval tgaaagcaaaaaatattaaagattttaaaggcATTGAAATTTATGGTTGAAAATATGTACTTATGCCAACAAACATTCAGAAAACTAAGGTAAGTTACTAAGAACCAACCTCAACTCATAACCACTTTATTAACGAAAAGCAGAGCCACTCAAAGGTGTTCTAGAAACCAAACTAGGGGCAGACAAAATTCTATaaggaaattaaaatattatcttaattTGACATATCAGTAAGATACACATTCTCATATTCACACCCCGACACGTACGCCACTAAAATTTGTGTGACCAGAAcgagaatttttttaatcatacgAATTCACTAGTTAGAATGTAACTAACTAGTCATGTACATTAAATATGATGTATGCCTTTGTACGAATTTATGATACGTATCTCTCCATTGTTATACACATACACATTGTACagaggaagatgaaaatgaaacataCCGAATATCCAGAGACTCCAGCAGGATCAACAAACGCAGAAGTGTGGAAAACGCCAGCACAACCATCAAACGCTTTAATTAAGCTATCGATCTCTGTTAATCGAGAAACCACTGAAGTAATCATGTTGctaaacgacgccgtttcagCGTCAGCTTCCATCTCACTCACTTTCTCTTTGTCCTCTGCATTTTCaaagttggagaagaaaatatcaaacttaATATAACTCCAAGCCgaatatgtaaaatttataatatcttTGAATCACATATGTAAGCAGTAATTCgttaaaatatgtattaattTGAGGTTTTTCTCCGTTAATCTATAATTACCTAGGAAGGAAACAAGCATAAACTGAATCAAGATCAAGATTAATTTCCCAAAAATCTTGCCAATAATTTAAAACGTTAGAGATGAAAATTACCTGGACAATCAACGACGATTCTAACGGAGTATCCATGAACAAGAAGACGTTTAACAATGGCACGACCAAGGTAAGAAACACCACCAGTAACACAAACCAATCTGTTTCCGGCGTCAGAATCAAGATCCATGGCATTTCTAGATTTACCACCGCCACGAGAGCCTCTGAATCCGTCGTCGTCTTTCCTCCTTTGCACAGCGGCGCACATGAACTCTTTAAGCTCCGCCGAGAACGTCTCCGTCGCACGTACAATCCTCATAATAGTCGGAGTAAAGAATCAACAAAGGAACGAGTTGAGATCGAATTATACAATTCTTTGTTCACTGTCCTCTGGTTTCGTTGGCTCTATAGGTTCAGAGAAGGTAGAAAGAGATACACAGAGGATTGAgaaatgaggaagaagatatttatagagagaaagaaacagaggccGTTACACATCACACGAGAATGCTAAAGAGTCTCtcatttttttgaagaaaaaaataagacaagTGTAATACAATTCAGCTTTATCGGCTCAGCTTGGCTTCCTTTCTTTATACGAATACGATCCCATCTACGgtgtatatttattattttacctATAAAAAAGActataaatagttaaatacgtttttatttgttccaaAAACCTGATATCTTTCAGATCACCTATGGTAATGTATATGAAGTGACTAAGTAAATATCAAAGTTTATCAAGAACTAAATTATGTTATTAgtctcttaatttttattattgttggAGTATGTAAATGTAAtagaatttgtttaaaaaaatcaagtaaTTACAAAGTTATACagggttttttcttcttcttatattaTGAAGTCAGATAGgttacaaattacaatttaaaataaactaatttagTGAGAGTTGcgtaaataaaaatagagcTGCCGTGTTACATGACTGGTTATTTTGAATATACGTGGATTTGGTCCAAACCGGTCATTACGGtcaaactagtttttttttttttggtttaattttaaataaggTCAAACTAGTTGACCCCTAATAATACGACGGCTAAGTAACTTGATTAATTAAGAGGACAACGACTTAACTAAATGTTCGTAATctaaatacaataaaaattgttcaaaataTTACCATTTGGGTAAACTGTTACTTGTATTATATTAACgtctaaactttttatttagtattgattttttacttttattttgataGAGTGTTACGTGGGTGGACTAGACGGAATATAGAGAATAAATGGTATTGTTCTCCGCCATTAATTATTTACACGTAACCAGTATTGTTTTTCCTCCCATtccattttcatatttttgttctcCGCCTCAGCttttaataactttatttttacgttttaatataaaaaaaaaataaatacttctcaacatattttattttcattttctatgttGAGCTACTTACATATAACTATGGAAtgtgtaatatattttttgttatattatagGTGTTTGACCATCCACACATTTGAATATTGTCTGACTACAAATAACAAAGATGCATATTAGCAATTACCGAAAGTGTCTACgcatacaaatatacaatatattatttaatggATACATAATTGTACttatattgttaaaaaaatctacTATACATAAATTTAACTATCATACTACgaattagacaaaaaaatcgaaaacacTAATTATAAACTTCCAAAAATGTCAAATCGTACCAAATTCTCATGTTTTCAACAGTGTAACTCTTGTTTTTAAACGAAAGTGAATTAATGGTGCAACAAATTGTCACCAACTCTTATTGCTTTATGGGTTACTATTTCTCTTAATTGAAAAAGTCTAATCTATTACTCTTGCTTAGAAGGTCTCGTAAGGCCAAAAGGAAAAAGGCAAAATCTAATACTCAGGAAATCATTAAAGCTATTCCACGATTATTATAAGGACATTAATTGTTATTTGATGACATCTTAAGTAAACCTACCACCATTGAGAATAgtaatgaatatatatgacCATTTGAGAAATTCTAAAGATTATCCTTAATATGATCCGTACAGGGAATTGAATTAAACATCTTAAGATGCTTTATTTTTACTAGTATACACTAATCACAtagtataaatatttaatattcaGGGATAAATATTAATTGAGTATCGTAAGCCTCAGCTTCTTAAGCCCATTTTTGGTCAAATAATTAACGAGTGGAAAAAATGAAGACGCAGATAAGAGTGGTCAAATTTGCAATTCTGCTTTTGGGCCAACTTAGCATATGCTCTCACCACGAAGTTACAATTCAGTACATTTTAGATAGAAATGGTCAAACATTATTCCATTAATTCGTTCTTGTTTGACGAACAATGTCACATCAATTTCAACTCAATATGTACAAATATGACTTAACCAAACATATTTTCTCTGCGCaacataactaaataaatatatgtttatagcTAGAGAAATGTAGATTTAATGTACAATTCGTATAAGGATAGAATATTAaagagattagggttttaaacGATGATAGTATAACACTTTGGAATGGTAAACGGTTAGAATCTTTAAAGCTAAAAAATACTACGATTCGtttcatattaaaaatttcaCTTAACTGAAGATTTGTAAAATGACATTAtccattatatttttatttttatttcacgAAAATAGTGAAATCGTAGAATGATGTGGTATTGTGGTATGCTGTTATTTTTTCACGAGAGCAACATAATATAATTGATGTGGCTAAAAACGGCTCGGCTGAGAGGGAAAACGCGAAAATTAGGAGAAGCACGTGTTGAATGACCAGTAGACACGCACGGGCCTCAACCGTACTCTTTGCCCTATTTTCAGACATCGAGATGGTTAGTTGATGGTGCGTCACTAAAGTAACGGGCTTGTTTCGGAAGTAAAAATAATTGAGCTTACGTGTAAGCTTCTGATTGGTGGATGGGTTTTAATTGCCGGACTACCTGATTGGTTTTCGGCCCGGCTGCGAAAATGTCCggttttacaagaaaataccatatttttgataatatacatCAATAATTGGTCTGTGTCCGTCTTTTTTCAGTCACATGTGAAAcatgttcatttttgtttcttagcaAAGTCAAAATATTCGgtttctaatatatttaatcCTTTTTTCTGTTGGAGTAAAAACTCCAAAttcgttgacaaaaaataataatgaagaaaaaaggaatttaTCAATGGGCCTTTTTATCAACAGTTAGTGGACTTCTTAGGTAGGCTTAATAATTTCTGAGCTTATCTCACAACGATGCCGTTTGAGTGGAGACGAAGGCGTTTCCGGTTCTCTTCTCTCGTCGGAGTTCTGaggtaaaaaaagaataaggagaagaagaaaagcaaaagcatAAAAGAGAGTAGCAAAGACTGAGAATGGAAAGCTTGGACACTAATTTTCCTGTGCGCCATAGAAAGGTCTCGTTTGAAAGTAAGGTAATTTGAGAATCTCTCGAATTACTTCCATGGGATTTTTCTCAATTGGTTTTGGTCGGTTCTTAATAGAAAATCTCGTTTTGATTGGTCCAAATAATGTCTACTGTGCTTTGAAAATTCCATTTGTGTTAAACAATTTTATGTTGTGAAGATAATCAGATCGATTAATTTCTAgtgtttgtttaaaattttgtatgaaaGGGAAACAAGACAGAGATTGTGATCTGCAGCTATGAAGATCATATCCTTGTGAGTGTCTTTCTGTGTTAGATATTACTTGTTTTGATGCTTGTAGTCATAGTTTTGTCTCTCTGAACCTCTACATAACTTTGTTTCAGATCATAGCAACACAGATTGGTGCCATGGGAACTATATTGCACGCAAGGTCTCTGattacataaatatatgtcACTGTTCATCATTctactgtttttctttttcttttggggaGTTATGCTTAATGTTGTTATTGTCTATGCTTCTTCTAAAGGAATGATCTCGAGTGTTCTTGATTTATTCTGTCTGAGTAAACCTAAATTGTGTTGTTCTCTGTTGAACTTTTGTCTGTGATATAATTAGGTATTGTTCATGCTTCTAAGATATCCCTGAGGAATGAAAATTGCTTGTTCTTGCTTCTTTAGGTCTATCACTTTAGCGGTAATCTATATTGGTTAAGAAGatcaagttatatttgtttgaaaaacgAGTGTTACTTGTTGACAGGAAGGAAGAAGGGATGTCTGTTGAACCAACATTTAGTGTTTCAGTGATATTCGGAAAGCGAGACGAGGTAAAAATCTTATCATAGTACacattcataatttcatataGCTAATTCATACAAAGTCGTACtgaaaatttatgtttcttgAAGCCAATGCTGACAGCAACTGCTCGAAGACTCATTGAACACATAAGGTCTCTCTTTCACCTTCAAATTCTTgaatctttgcttcttctcctccatttctttgtttttctattgTCTGATTAAGATGGAACACTAGAAAGTGATCAAACTGTTATAATTTATGCAATCTCTTTTGAATTCTTCAGTTCTATTGTTCCCTCGAAGCCTCTGGTTCTCTCACTTGGTCTCAAAGATCATTCTTCGGTACTctacattttcttataaaaaattatctgATTCTGAAAAGTATGCAAGAAATCAATGATACCTCTGTGTGTGTCCTTTTTGTAGGAGACGTTGAAGGAAATAGTAGCGACAGTGATTGAGAATCGCCTTTGGTAATACATATTGTTGTCCATGTTAAAAGGAGAACGAGAagatgttttatgttttagtcTTGGTTGATATAATTAGCATGGAGTTGTGGaatcttttcttgtttatactgaaaacattgtttttgaGATAAAAGTTAACAACAAGTACACATTTTTTTCACACagaaacataattaaacaataGTATTTTGTTTACATAGCATATCATAAAACacaaataagtaaaaaagaaaagtgggGAAAACTTCcccaaaaataagaaaatcacTGTAGTAGTTGTCACATAATATAAACCTGTCAAACAAATTACACCCAATAGAAATATAAAGCACACAAatcttctctatttcttctttttgcctTGAAAGggaattttgtgtttttttaactCAAGATCCCCAGTTGTATCTCTCAGCCTTGTCTCGATGGCTTTTGAGACTCAATCATTTCTGTGTGTTAATGCGTTCAACTGATTCTCCAACTGcagattataagaaaaagatttcCATTTAGGCATACGATGAAAATGTGAAGGCTTGTACCTCAAAATCTATTTCATTACTGTGTACATGTTTATAAGATCTCAAAAATCGATTGATAGTAAATGAGGTTCACCCATTATCTCATATGAGAAAAGACAAACCTGCCCATTTTTctgcttctgtttctttagTTCTTCTGTTAGGCTGGAAAAGCTTCAAGATcaaagatgaaaagaaaaaaagtaattcAATGTTGATGTTAAGTAAGAACAAGATGCGTTTTAGCTTGAGACATTCCGTATTTAATTTCATGATTAGTAATCAGGATCTTggtgaaagaaagagatggatATATGTATGTACCTTTGTTGTAGTAGCATGACTTGAGACTGAAGTTCTCTCTCTCGTGAGGTTGCAGGAGGCGTCtacataaaaatatgatatcaAATTCGGGTTAGTGAATATTCCAAGATTACATATGATTACCATTTTTGATTCgatgaaaaatttgaaaacaattttctttcttttccttcttcttttaccTGCAATAGGTCATCGACGTTCGTCTCAGGCGATCCAGGTTGCTTGGCTATGATATGGGACAAAACGTACAATATCAGAACATTTC includes:
- a CDS encoding NAD(P)-binding Rossmann-fold superfamily protein, with the protein product MRIVRATETFSAELKEFMCAAVQRRKDDDGFRGSRGGGKSRNAMDLDSDAGNRLVCVTGGVSYLGRAIVKRLLVHGYSVRIVVDCPEDKEKVSEMEADAETASFSNMITSVVSRLTEIDSLIKAFDGCAGVFHTSAFVDPAGVSGYSKSMAELEAKVSESVIEACTRTASVRKCVFTSSLLACAWQKNPCNSLDHSVINEESWSDEQLCIDNKLWYALGKLKAEKAAWRIADSKGLKLATICPALITGPDFFNRNSTSTLAYLKGKLKTNLIMNMNPKLRNRPRIMFIVI
- a CDS encoding proteasome assembly chaperone-like protein (CONTAINS InterPro DOMAIN/s: Proteasome assembly chaperone 3 (InterPro:IPR018788); Has 120 Blast hits to 120 proteins in 47 species: Archae - 0; Bacteria - 0; Metazoa - 62; Fungi - 2; Plants - 49; Viruses - 0; Other Eukaryotes - 7 (source: NCBI BLink).) — its product is MESLDTNFPVRHRKVSFESKGNKTEIVICSYEDHILIIATQIGAMGTILHARKEEGMSVEPTFSVSVIFGKRDEPMLTATARRLIEHISSIVPSKPLVLSLGLKDHSSETLKEIVATVIENRLW